In a genomic window of Tissierella sp. Yu-01:
- a CDS encoding site-specific DNA-methyltransferase, which translates to MSIIFELADIIKDCEVKAYSLLEKVSKTPISNEIVQRSLNDKNVDNLLYHGDNIDAILDLIVRGFKGKIDLIYIDPPFFTMANYNNRVELNYLGEKKIIEYKAYTDTYKGGFREYIEMVTIRLFLMKELLSDKGSIYVHIDFRTVHYIKIIMDYIFGLDNFLNEVIWSYKSGGTSKKHYSRKHDNILVYSKTKNYIFNPQKEKSYNRGFKPYKFKGVMEYQDDIGWYTLVNLKDVWQIDMVGRTSRERLGYDTQKPESLLERIILTSTNEDSIVADFFSGSGTTIAVAEKNNRRWIGADCGNSSILTIMKRMGKIKSKPFEKISLMNKPSIGTIRIRSVSYEILSNNEYKIKVKLDDFHINLEQLNINKKDIELISNILENDSISLIDYINVSFGNNTAIIVYEDFKDKDASNIQTDFDFIIDSLEEKICINIIDVFGNATQEDIKIL; encoded by the coding sequence ATGAGTATAATATTTGAGTTGGCAGATATAATAAAAGATTGCGAAGTAAAGGCATATAGTTTACTTGAGAAGGTTAGTAAAACTCCCATCTCTAATGAAATTGTTCAAAGATCCCTTAATGATAAAAATGTGGATAATTTACTTTATCATGGTGATAATATAGACGCTATTTTGGATTTAATTGTAAGAGGTTTTAAAGGGAAAATAGATTTAATTTATATTGATCCCCCTTTTTTTACAATGGCCAATTATAATAATCGAGTTGAGTTAAATTATCTAGGTGAAAAGAAAATAATAGAATATAAAGCCTATACCGACACTTATAAAGGTGGATTTAGGGAATACATTGAAATGGTAACTATCAGATTGTTCTTAATGAAAGAACTATTATCTGACAAAGGTTCCATATACGTACATATTGATTTTAGAACAGTTCATTACATAAAGATAATTATGGATTATATTTTTGGTTTGGATAATTTTTTAAATGAAGTGATTTGGTCATATAAATCTGGTGGTACTAGTAAGAAGCATTATTCTAGAAAACATGATAACATTTTGGTATATTCAAAGACAAAGAACTACATATTCAACCCACAAAAAGAAAAATCTTATAATAGGGGATTTAAACCATATAAATTTAAAGGGGTTATGGAATATCAAGACGATATAGGCTGGTATACCTTGGTGAATCTAAAGGATGTTTGGCAAATAGATATGGTTGGTAGAACATCTAGAGAACGACTAGGATACGATACACAAAAGCCAGAATCCTTATTAGAGAGAATAATATTAACATCTACTAATGAGGATTCTATTGTAGCTGACTTTTTTTCCGGAAGTGGTACAACTATTGCAGTAGCTGAAAAAAATAATAGGCGTTGGATCGGTGCTGATTGTGGCAATTCATCTATATTGACTATTATGAAGAGAATGGGGAAAATTAAGTCTAAACCCTTTGAGAAGATTAGCCTTATGAATAAACCTAGTATAGGTACTATCAGAATCAGGTCTGTTTCTTATGAAATATTATCTAATAATGAATATAAAATCAAAGTGAAATTAGATGATTTTCATATCAACTTAGAACAATTGAACATTAATAAAAAGGATATTGAATTGATATCAAATATATTAGAAAATGATTCGATATCATTAATAGATTATATAAATGTAAGTTTTGGTAATAATACTGCAATAATTGTATATGAAGACTTTAAGGATAAGGACGCATCAAATATACAAACAGATTTTGATTTTATAATAGATAGCTTGGAGGAAAAAATTTGTATCAATATTATAGATGTCTTTGGAAATGCCACACAGGAAGACATTAAAATCTTATAA
- a CDS encoding aminoacyl-histidine dipeptidase: MSKVGKLSGLKPERVFYYFEELTRIPRCSNEEKMVSDYLKGVGLNLGLEVIQDEVFNIVIKKPGTRGYENKPTVVLQGHMDMVCEKADDVDFDFSKDSINIAVEGDYIVAEETTLGADNGIAVAMCLAILESKDIAHPPLEVLVTTNEETGLTGAAELDPKHISGRTLINIDSEEEGTILVSCAGGERNIITIPLKWEGLEEGKASFILRISGLLGGHSGMEIDKGRGNSIKILGRVLNKINEELDFELASVDGGSKSNAIPRLALAKIATNKNDIEKLKKIVDNISNEIKLELATSDKDVSITLEKIDSLESAFTKEITNNIITALMLIPSGIQSMSQDIIGLIESSNNLGVLKTYEDKVTIECAMRSSVGSLKSNIAIQLKLIAQAINAHWLSTSAYPAWEYKKDSYIREVFKKSYKELYNKELEVAAIHAGLECGLFKEKFGEIDMVSFGPNMKGVHAPGESLSISSTERTFELLKKVLENI; this comes from the coding sequence ATGAGTAAAGTGGGGAAATTATCAGGTTTAAAACCAGAAAGAGTATTTTATTATTTTGAAGAATTGACAAGAATACCTAGATGCTCCAATGAGGAGAAAATGGTTAGTGATTATTTAAAGGGAGTAGGTTTGAACTTAGGTCTAGAGGTCATTCAAGATGAAGTATTTAATATTGTCATAAAGAAGCCAGGGACTCGAGGATATGAAAATAAGCCTACAGTAGTGCTTCAAGGTCATATGGATATGGTTTGTGAGAAGGCAGATGATGTAGATTTTGACTTTTCTAAGGACTCTATTAATATAGCTGTAGAAGGAGACTATATTGTTGCTGAGGAAACAACTTTAGGCGCAGATAACGGAATAGCTGTAGCCATGTGTTTAGCTATATTAGAATCAAAGGATATAGCTCATCCACCTTTAGAGGTATTGGTCACAACAAACGAAGAAACAGGGTTGACAGGAGCAGCGGAATTAGATCCAAAACACATTAGTGGTAGAACTTTGATAAATATAGACTCTGAAGAAGAAGGGACTATTTTGGTTAGTTGTGCAGGTGGAGAAAGAAATATAATAACAATTCCTTTAAAATGGGAAGGGTTAGAAGAAGGTAAAGCATCTTTTATACTTAGAATTAGTGGATTACTCGGTGGACATTCTGGAATGGAAATAGATAAAGGCAGAGGCAATTCCATTAAGATTTTGGGAAGAGTATTAAATAAAATAAATGAGGAATTGGATTTTGAATTAGCTTCTGTTGATGGAGGTTCAAAATCAAACGCCATTCCTAGATTGGCTTTAGCAAAGATTGCAACAAATAAAAATGATATAGAAAAATTAAAGAAAATAGTTGATAATATATCAAATGAAATAAAATTGGAATTAGCAACAAGTGATAAGGATGTTTCAATAACTCTTGAGAAAATCGACTCCTTAGAAAGTGCCTTTACTAAGGAAATTACAAATAATATTATTACAGCATTGATGCTAATTCCTAGCGGAATTCAATCCATGAGTCAGGACATTATAGGATTGATTGAAAGCTCAAATAATCTTGGGGTATTAAAAACTTATGAGGATAAGGTTACAATAGAATGTGCTATGAGAAGCTCAGTTGGTAGCCTAAAATCTAATATTGCGATTCAATTAAAGTTAATAGCTCAGGCAATTAATGCTCATTGGCTAAGTACCAGTGCATATCCTGCATGGGAGTATAAAAAGGATTCATATATTAGAGAAGTATTTAAAAAATCCTATAAGGAGCTTTATAATAAAGAATTAGAGGTTGCTGCAATACATGCAGGATTAGAATGTGGATTATTTAAGGAGAAATTTGGCGAAATAGATATGGTGTCTTTTGGTCCTAATATGAAGGGTGTTCATGCTCCTGGGGAAAGCTTAAGTATATCTTCAACTGAAAGAACTTTTGAATTACTGAAAAAAGTTTTGGAAAATATTTAA
- a CDS encoding DUF1292 domain-containing protein produces the protein MNDKHVHDENCNHDHEDMDIIYLTLEDDSELECEVIGIFEVEDKSYIALIPIGDEEVLLYGYKELENEEFDLLSIEDEEEFELVSEAFYALYSDDDFEEFEDDEEYEEE, from the coding sequence ATGAACGATAAACACGTACATGATGAAAATTGTAATCATGATCACGAAGATATGGATATAATCTATCTAACTCTTGAAGATGATTCAGAATTAGAATGTGAAGTAATAGGTATTTTTGAAGTGGAAGATAAATCATATATTGCATTAATTCCTATTGGCGATGAAGAAGTATTGCTATACGGTTATAAAGAATTAGAGAATGAAGAGTTTGATTTATTGTCTATAGAAGACGAAGAAGAATTCGAACTTGTATCCGAAGCATTTTATGCTTTGTATTCTGATGATGACTTCGAAGAATTCGAAGATGATGAGGAGTATGAAGAAGAATAA
- a CDS encoding Cof-type HAD-IIB family hydrolase: MFRLIALDLDGTLLDDNKVISNENIIIINKLIQQGYKIIIATGRGYFSAKNLIKGIGNNLTILANNGNIIRNTSDDKTIYSRFMDKDNIKEILVEGEKLHLNPIIHVDYYKDGFDMITEENKNNESIDKYISKYINRCKVVNKEALYDLDRVLTLVYPGDRKTINEFYCLIKEKYPDKYSSHILNNIQVAEAMFEIMNPLSNKWISIMEYCKSLGIESREVIAIGDDNNDLDMISNAGLGIAMKNGSILVKESADIITDLDNNKSGVASILKEILDC, from the coding sequence TTGTTTAGACTTATAGCTTTGGATTTAGATGGAACATTATTAGATGATAATAAAGTTATCAGTAATGAGAATATAATTATAATTAATAAATTGATTCAACAGGGTTATAAGATCATAATAGCAACAGGAAGGGGTTATTTTTCAGCTAAAAACTTGATTAAAGGTATTGGAAATAATCTGACTATCCTAGCAAACAATGGGAATATTATTAGAAACACATCGGATGATAAAACTATTTATTCAAGATTTATGGATAAAGATAATATTAAGGAAATACTCGTCGAAGGTGAGAAGCTTCACTTAAATCCAATTATTCATGTAGATTACTATAAAGATGGTTTTGACATGATAACAGAAGAAAATAAAAATAATGAAAGTATAGATAAATATATCTCTAAGTACATCAATAGGTGCAAGGTAGTTAATAAAGAAGCATTGTATGATTTAGATAGGGTATTAACCTTGGTTTATCCAGGGGATAGAAAGACAATAAATGAATTCTATTGTTTAATCAAAGAAAAATACCCCGATAAATATAGCTCTCATATATTAAATAATATTCAAGTAGCTGAGGCAATGTTTGAAATAATGAATCCTTTATCTAACAAATGGATAAGTATCATGGAATATTGCAAGAGTCTTGGTATTGAATCAAGGGAAGTAATAGCAATTGGTGATGATAATAATGATTTAGATATGATCTCTAATGCTGGATTGGGTATTGCAATGAAAAATGGTAGTATTTTAGTTAAAGAATCAGCAGATATAATAACGGATTTAGATAATAATAAATCTGGCGTGGCTAGTATTTTAAAGGAAATTTTAGATTGTTAA